From a region of the Bacillus alveayuensis genome:
- a CDS encoding phosphoglycerate kinase (product_source=KO:K00927; cath_funfam=3.40.50.1260; cog=COG0126; ko=KO:K00927; pfam=PF00162; superfamily=53748), with the protein MNKKTVKDVDVKGKVVFCRVDFNVPMQDGKVTDDTRIRAALPTIQYLIENGAKLLLASHLGRPKGQVVEELRLTPVAKRLEELLNKPVKKVDEAYGEAVKAEIANMQEGDVLVLENVRFYPGEEKNDPELSKAFAELADLYVNDAFGAAHRAHASTAGIAEHLPAVAGFLMEKEINVLGKALENPDRPFTAIIGGAKVKDKIGVIESLLDRVDNLIIGGGLAYTFVKALGHEVGKSLLEEDKIELAKSFMDRAKEKGVNFYMPVDAVVADDFSNDANTKVVSIDSIPSDWEALDIGPKTIETYNEVIQNSKLVVWNGPMGVFEMDTFANGTKAVAESLASAENTYTVIGGGDSAAAVEKFGLAEKMDHISTGGGASLEFMEGKVLPGVKALENK; encoded by the coding sequence ATGAACAAAAAAACGGTTAAAGATGTAGATGTAAAAGGGAAGGTTGTCTTTTGCCGTGTCGACTTTAACGTTCCCATGCAAGACGGAAAAGTAACGGATGACACTCGTATCCGTGCTGCACTCCCTACTATTCAATACTTAATCGAAAATGGAGCTAAACTATTACTAGCTAGCCACCTAGGCCGTCCAAAAGGTCAGGTTGTCGAAGAGCTTCGTCTTACTCCAGTTGCTAAACGTCTTGAAGAGCTATTAAATAAACCTGTGAAAAAAGTGGACGAAGCGTACGGTGAAGCTGTGAAAGCAGAAATTGCCAACATGCAAGAAGGTGACGTTCTTGTATTAGAAAATGTTCGTTTCTACCCAGGAGAAGAAAAGAATGATCCAGAATTATCAAAAGCGTTTGCTGAATTAGCAGATTTATACGTTAATGATGCATTCGGTGCTGCTCACCGCGCTCATGCTTCTACTGCAGGTATTGCTGAACATTTACCAGCAGTGGCAGGATTTTTAATGGAAAAAGAAATTAATGTTTTAGGTAAAGCACTTGAAAATCCAGATCGCCCATTTACAGCGATTATTGGTGGGGCAAAAGTGAAAGATAAAATCGGTGTCATTGAAAGCTTATTAGACCGTGTAGATAACTTAATTATCGGTGGCGGTTTAGCTTACACATTCGTCAAAGCATTAGGTCATGAAGTTGGAAAGTCTTTATTAGAAGAAGATAAAATTGAATTAGCAAAATCCTTCATGGACCGTGCAAAAGAAAAAGGTGTCAACTTCTACATGCCAGTGGATGCGGTCGTTGCTGATGACTTCTCAAATGATGCGAACACAAAGGTTGTATCAATTGACAGCATTCCTAGTGATTGGGAAGCACTGGACATTGGTCCGAAAACGATTGAAACATACAATGAAGTCATTCAAAATTCAAAGCTAGTCGTTTGGAACGGTCCAATGGGCGTATTTGAGATGGATACGTTCGCAAATGGAACGAAAGCTGTGGCAGAAAGCTTAGCATCTGCAGAAAATACATATACAGTTATTGGTGGTGGAGATTCTGCAGCAGCTGTAGAAAAATTTGGTTTAGCTGAAAAAATGGATCACATCTCCACTGGTGGAGGAGCATCTTTAGAGTTTATGGAAGGTAAAGTACTTCCAGGAGTCAAAGCATTAGAAAATAAGTAA
- a CDS encoding triosephosphate isomerase (product_source=KO:K01803; cath_funfam=3.20.20.70; cog=COG0149; ko=KO:K01803; pfam=PF00121; superfamily=51351; tigrfam=TIGR00419): MRKPIIAGNWKMHKTLEEAKSFVKEVKSFVPSPEKVDSVVCAPALFLGQLVEEADGTHLKIGAQNMHFEESGAFTGEISPVSLKDIGVQYVIIGHSERREMFNETNESVNKKVLAAFKHGLTPIVCVGETLEERESGKTNELVGDQVKKALQGLDEAQVKQVVIAYEPIWAIGTGKSSSAEDANEVCAHIRKVIADVYSNEAANEVRIQYGGSVKPANIKDFMAQSDIDGALVGGASLEVQSFLQLLEAGQHE; encoded by the coding sequence ATGAGAAAACCAATTATCGCAGGAAACTGGAAAATGCACAAAACGCTGGAAGAAGCTAAAAGCTTCGTAAAAGAAGTGAAATCATTCGTTCCTTCACCTGAAAAGGTTGATTCTGTCGTATGTGCACCTGCATTATTTTTAGGACAGCTCGTGGAAGAAGCAGATGGCACACATTTAAAAATTGGTGCGCAAAACATGCACTTTGAGGAAAGTGGTGCTTTTACAGGAGAAATTAGCCCCGTGTCGTTAAAAGATATCGGAGTACAATATGTCATTATTGGGCATTCAGAGCGCCGCGAAATGTTTAATGAAACAAATGAGTCTGTTAACAAAAAAGTTTTAGCTGCTTTTAAGCACGGATTAACACCGATTGTTTGTGTTGGTGAGACGCTAGAGGAGCGTGAATCTGGTAAAACGAATGAACTTGTTGGAGACCAAGTGAAAAAAGCTCTTCAAGGATTAGATGAAGCACAAGTAAAACAAGTTGTCATTGCATATGAACCAATCTGGGCTATCGGAACAGGAAAATCTTCTTCAGCAGAAGATGCGAATGAAGTTTGTGCACACATTCGTAAAGTTATTGCCGATGTTTATTCAAATGAAGCAGCAAACGAGGTTCGCATTCAATACGGTGGTAGTGTAAAACCAGCTAATATTAAAGATTTTATGGCACAGTCTGATATTGATGGTGCATTAGTAGGAGGCGCAAGCTTAGAAGTTCAGTCTTTCTTACAGCTTTTGGAGGCAGGACAACATGAGTAA
- a CDS encoding 2,3-bisphosphoglycerate-independent phosphoglycerate mutase (product_source=KO:K15633; cath_funfam=3.40.1450.10,3.40.720.10; cog=COG0696; ko=KO:K15633; pfam=PF01676,PF06415; superfamily=54791,64158; tigrfam=TIGR01307), translating to MSKKPVALIVLDGFALREETKGNAVAQAKKPNFDRYWNEFPHATLKACGEAVGLPEGQMGNSEVGHLNIGAGRIVYQSLTRVNVAIREGEFFENETFLAAMNHVKEKGTNLHLFGLLSDGGVHSHIHHLYALLKMAKEQNVENVYIHGFLDGRDVGPQTAKKYIEELNEKIAEYGVGEIATISGRYYSMDRDKRWDRVEKAYRAMVYGEGPTYKNAFECIDDSYKNEIYDEFVIPSVMTKEDGSPVATIQDHDAIIFYNFRPDRAIQISNTFTNKDFRSFDRGPKHPKNLFFVCLTHFSETVDGYVAFKPVNLDNTLGEVISQGGLKQLRIAETEKYPHVTFFMSGGREETFPGEERILIDSPKVATYDLKPEMSAYEVTEALLKEIDADKHDAIILNYANPDMVGHSGKLEPTIKAVEAVDECLGKVVDRILEKGGVAIITADHGNADEVVTLEGKPQTAHTTNPVPVIVTKKGLTLRKDGILGDLAPTMLELLGLQQPEEMTGKSLIEK from the coding sequence ATGAGTAAAAAACCAGTAGCGTTAATTGTACTTGACGGATTTGCACTACGGGAAGAAACAAAGGGAAATGCGGTTGCACAAGCGAAAAAGCCAAACTTTGATCGTTATTGGAATGAGTTTCCGCATGCAACGTTAAAAGCTTGTGGTGAAGCAGTGGGACTTCCTGAAGGTCAAATGGGAAACTCTGAGGTCGGTCACTTAAATATTGGTGCAGGGCGCATCGTCTATCAAAGCTTAACACGTGTAAATGTCGCCATTCGTGAAGGAGAATTTTTTGAAAATGAAACCTTCCTTGCGGCGATGAACCACGTAAAAGAAAAAGGGACAAACCTTCATTTATTTGGTTTGCTATCAGACGGTGGTGTTCATAGCCATATTCATCATTTATACGCACTGTTAAAAATGGCGAAAGAACAAAATGTTGAAAACGTCTATATTCATGGATTTTTAGATGGTCGTGACGTTGGCCCGCAAACGGCGAAGAAATATATAGAAGAGCTCAATGAAAAAATCGCGGAATATGGTGTAGGTGAAATCGCAACCATTTCTGGACGCTACTACTCTATGGACCGTGATAAGCGCTGGGACCGTGTTGAAAAAGCATACCGTGCGATGGTATACGGTGAAGGTCCAACTTACAAAAATGCATTTGAATGCATTGATGATTCTTATAAAAATGAGATTTATGATGAGTTTGTCATTCCATCTGTTATGACGAAAGAAGATGGTTCACCTGTTGCAACGATTCAAGATCATGATGCGATTATTTTCTATAACTTCCGTCCTGACCGTGCAATTCAAATTTCCAATACGTTCACAAATAAAGACTTCCGTTCCTTTGATCGTGGACCGAAGCATCCGAAAAACTTGTTTTTTGTATGCTTAACTCACTTTAGTGAAACGGTTGACGGTTATGTAGCGTTCAAACCTGTAAATCTTGATAATACGCTTGGTGAAGTGATTTCTCAAGGTGGATTAAAACAGCTTCGTATTGCAGAAACTGAAAAATATCCGCACGTGACATTCTTTATGAGCGGTGGTCGTGAGGAAACATTCCCTGGAGAAGAACGTATTTTAATTGATTCTCCAAAGGTGGCAACTTACGACTTAAAGCCGGAAATGAGTGCATACGAAGTGACAGAAGCATTATTAAAAGAAATTGATGCTGATAAACATGATGCTATCATTTTAAATTATGCCAATCCAGATATGGTTGGGCATTCTGGAAAATTAGAGCCAACGATTAAAGCAGTTGAAGCAGTAGATGAATGCTTAGGTAAAGTCGTTGATCGCATTTTAGAAAAAGGTGGAGTAGCAATCATTACGGCTGACCATGGGAATGCAGATGAAGTGGTAACATTAGAAGGTAAGCCACAAACGGCTCATACAACAAACCCAGTTCCAGTGATTGTAACAAAAAAAGGACTTACATTGCGTAAAGATGGTATTTTAGGTGACTTAGCACCAACAATGCTTGAATTATTAGGTTTACAGCAACCTGAAGAAATGACTGGAAAATCGTTAATTGAAAAATAA
- a CDS encoding enolase (product_source=KO:K01689; cath_funfam=3.20.20.120,3.30.390.10; cog=COG0148; ko=KO:K01689; pfam=PF00113,PF03952; smart=SM01192,SM01193; superfamily=51604,54826; tigrfam=TIGR01060): protein MPQIIDVYAREVLDSRGNPTVEVEVYTESGAFGRALVPSGASTGEYEAVELRDGDKERYLGKGVLTAVKNVNEVIAPELLGMDVTEQNAIDKLLIELDGTENKGKLGANAILGVSMAVARAAADFLGVPLYQYLGGFNANTLPVPMMNILNGGAHADNNVDIQEFMIMPVGAENFREALRMGAEIFHSLKAVLKEKGYNTAVGDEGGFAPNLGSNEEALQTIIEAIEKAGYKPGEEVMLAMDVASSELYNKEDGKYHLEGEGVVKTSEEMVAWYEELVSKYPIISIEDGLDENDWEGHKLLTERIGHKVQLVGDDLFVTNTKKLAQGIEQGVGNAILIKVNQIGTLTETFEAIEMAKRAGYTAVISHRSGETEDSTIADIAVATNAGQIKTGAPSRTDRVAKYNQLLRIEDNLGETAKYEGIKSFYNLKK from the coding sequence ATGCCACAAATTATTGATGTTTACGCACGTGAAGTATTAGATTCTCGCGGTAACCCAACTGTAGAAGTAGAAGTTTACACAGAATCAGGTGCATTCGGTCGAGCATTAGTTCCAAGTGGAGCTTCTACTGGAGAATATGAAGCAGTAGAACTTCGTGATGGTGATAAAGAGCGTTACCTTGGTAAAGGTGTTTTAACGGCTGTTAAAAACGTAAATGAAGTAATTGCACCAGAACTATTAGGTATGGACGTTACAGAGCAAAATGCAATCGATAAGCTTTTAATTGAGCTTGACGGAACAGAAAACAAAGGAAAACTTGGTGCAAATGCTATTTTAGGTGTATCTATGGCGGTAGCTCGCGCTGCAGCTGATTTCTTAGGTGTACCTTTATACCAATACCTTGGTGGATTTAATGCGAACACATTACCAGTTCCAATGATGAACATTTTAAACGGTGGAGCACACGCAGATAACAACGTAGATATCCAAGAATTCATGATCATGCCTGTAGGTGCGGAGAACTTCCGTGAAGCACTTCGCATGGGTGCTGAAATCTTCCATAGCTTAAAAGCGGTATTAAAAGAAAAAGGCTACAACACAGCTGTTGGTGACGAAGGTGGTTTCGCTCCAAACTTAGGTTCTAACGAAGAAGCTCTTCAAACAATTATCGAAGCGATTGAAAAAGCTGGTTACAAACCAGGAGAAGAAGTTATGCTTGCAATGGACGTTGCATCTTCTGAGCTTTACAACAAAGAAGATGGAAAATATCATTTAGAAGGCGAAGGCGTTGTGAAAACGTCTGAAGAAATGGTTGCTTGGTATGAAGAGCTTGTTTCTAAATATCCTATCATTTCAATTGAAGACGGATTAGATGAAAACGATTGGGAAGGTCATAAACTATTAACTGAACGCATTGGACATAAAGTACAGCTTGTTGGTGACGATTTATTCGTGACAAATACTAAGAAACTTGCTCAAGGTATTGAACAAGGTGTTGGCAACGCAATCTTAATTAAAGTGAACCAAATCGGTACATTAACAGAAACATTCGAAGCAATCGAAATGGCAAAACGTGCAGGTTACACAGCGGTTATTTCTCACCGCTCTGGTGAAACAGAAGACAGCACAATTGCTGACATTGCGGTTGCGACAAACGCAGGTCAAATTAAAACAGGTGCTCCTTCCCGTACAGACCGCGTAGCGAAATACAACCAATTGCTTCGCATCGAAGACAATCTTGGCGAAACAGCAAAATACGAAGGGATCAAATCCTTTTACAACCTTAAAAAATAA
- a CDS encoding preprotein translocase subunit SecG (product_source=KO:K03075; cog=COG1314; ko=KO:K03075; pfam=PF03840; superfamily=144091; tigrfam=TIGR00810; transmembrane_helix_parts=Outside_1_3,TMhelix_4_22,Inside_23_51,TMhelix_52_74,Outside_75_75) — protein sequence MDILLTVLLIIVSIALIAVVLLQSGKSAGLSGAISGGAEQLFGKQKARGMDLILHRITVVLSVLFFVLTIAIAYL from the coding sequence ATGGACATTTTATTAACGGTTTTACTCATCATTGTATCGATTGCCTTAATTGCTGTCGTTTTATTACAATCTGGAAAAAGTGCAGGACTTTCAGGTGCAATTTCCGGTGGAGCTGAACAATTGTTTGGAAAGCAAAAAGCTCGCGGCATGGATTTAATATTACACCGTATTACCGTTGTTCTTTCGGTGTTATTTTTCGTCTTAACAATTGCTATTGCTTATCTGTAA
- a CDS encoding carboxylesterase (product_source=KO:K03928; cath_funfam=3.40.50.1820; cog=COG1647; ko=KO:K03928; pfam=PF12146; superfamily=53474), with protein MRVVAPKPFTFEAGERAVLLLHGFTGNTADVRMLGRFLQDKGYTCHAPQYKGHGVPPEELVHTGPEDWWQDVMDGYQFLKERGYEQIAVAGLSLGGVFSLKLGYTVPVKGIIPMCAPMYIKSEETMYQGVLAYARKYKQFEGKSEEQIEREIEEFKKTPMKTLKALQNLIAEVRDHVDMIYTPTFVVQARHDEMINTDSANIIYNGVESDHKQIKWYENSTHVITLDKERDQLHQDVYEFLETLDW; from the coding sequence ATGAGAGTGGTTGCACCAAAACCATTTACTTTTGAGGCTGGAGAACGGGCGGTCTTATTGCTTCACGGATTCACTGGAAACACAGCTGATGTTCGGATGCTAGGCCGCTTTTTACAGGATAAAGGATATACATGTCATGCACCGCAATATAAGGGGCATGGAGTCCCTCCTGAAGAGCTTGTTCATACAGGACCGGAAGATTGGTGGCAAGATGTGATGGATGGCTATCAATTTTTAAAGGAAAGAGGTTATGAACAAATCGCAGTTGCGGGTTTATCACTTGGAGGTGTTTTTTCCCTTAAATTAGGCTACACTGTTCCAGTAAAGGGCATTATTCCGATGTGTGCCCCAATGTATATTAAGAGCGAAGAAACGATGTATCAAGGTGTTTTGGCCTACGCCCGAAAATATAAACAATTTGAAGGAAAATCAGAAGAACAAATCGAACGGGAAATAGAAGAGTTTAAAAAAACACCAATGAAAACATTAAAAGCCCTTCAGAATTTAATTGCTGAAGTTCGTGATCATGTTGATATGATCTATACGCCGACGTTTGTCGTACAAGCTCGGCATGACGAAATGATTAATACAGATAGTGCAAACATCATATACAACGGTGTGGAATCTGATCATAAACAAATAAAATGGTATGAAAACTCTACACATGTTATTACCCTCGATAAAGAACGTGATCAGCTTCATCAAGATGTGTATGAATTTTTGGAAACTCTTGACTGGTAG